In Acetobacteroides hydrogenigenes, a single window of DNA contains:
- a CDS encoding RNA polymerase sigma factor, with amino-acid sequence MSDKDLIEQILNGDNSQFRHLVDKYKQQVLRTCYGFTQSRSDAEDIAQEVFIEVFESLRSFRHESKFSTWIYRIAVNKSLNHLRKQKRKQIIQSLEDLLIGKGKAEARDYVDDHRLPDDFSDPDENLKKMKKALNELPNNQRTAITLYTYQQLSYKQISEVMNISISSVESLIFRSKRNLRKILVESAKS; translated from the coding sequence ATGTCGGACAAAGATCTTATAGAACAAATACTTAACGGAGACAATTCTCAATTTAGGCATCTGGTGGATAAATACAAGCAACAGGTGCTGCGAACGTGCTATGGGTTTACCCAATCACGTTCAGACGCTGAAGATATCGCTCAAGAAGTATTTATTGAAGTATTTGAATCGCTTAGATCGTTTCGTCACGAATCAAAGTTTAGCACATGGATTTATCGAATTGCTGTAAATAAATCTCTAAACCACTTAAGGAAACAGAAGCGAAAACAGATAATACAAAGTTTAGAAGATCTACTCATCGGTAAAGGAAAAGCAGAAGCAAGAGATTACGTGGACGACCATCGTCTCCCTGACGATTTCTCAGACCCAGACGAAAATCTGAAAAAGATGAAGAAAGCGCTAAATGAGCTGCCCAACAACCAACGAACAGCCATCACGCTTTATACCTACCAGCAGCTTTCTTACAAGCAAATTTCCGAGGTGATGAACATCTCAATATCATCTGTCGAATCGCTAATATTTCGATCAAAACGAAACCTTAGGAAAATTCTGGTAGAAAGCGCTAAAAGTTAG
- a CDS encoding ATPase, with translation MILIADSGSTKTEWVAVENGTTVAATITLGINPVYQTVEEIQNDVAENVAPTFKEFAISALYFYGAGCLPEKIEGVRQALAHSFPSATISVQSDLVGAALALCGNRPGIACILGTGSNTCFWDGEKIAKNVSPLGFILGDEGSGAVMGKTFVADVLKNQVSARLAKKFMEQMSLTPAEIINRVYRQPFPNRFLAAFTRFMNENRHEKEISDLITRNFTLFFERNIMQYDYSTYPVNIIGSVGFHFCEMLEAAAAPLGVKLGKVEQSPIKGLIEYHSR, from the coding sequence ATGATACTTATTGCAGACAGCGGGTCAACCAAAACAGAATGGGTGGCCGTTGAAAATGGTACAACGGTAGCCGCTACCATTACGTTGGGCATTAATCCCGTTTACCAAACTGTAGAAGAAATACAAAATGACGTTGCGGAAAACGTTGCCCCTACATTTAAGGAATTTGCGATTAGCGCGCTCTACTTTTACGGAGCAGGATGCCTCCCCGAAAAAATAGAGGGGGTACGCCAAGCCCTTGCCCACTCGTTCCCCAGCGCAACCATCAGCGTTCAGAGCGATTTGGTTGGTGCTGCACTTGCGCTATGTGGCAATAGGCCCGGCATTGCCTGCATCCTAGGAACCGGATCGAATACCTGCTTTTGGGATGGCGAAAAGATAGCTAAGAACGTTTCGCCGCTGGGCTTTATCCTCGGAGACGAGGGTAGCGGCGCCGTTATGGGCAAAACTTTTGTTGCCGACGTGCTCAAAAACCAAGTATCGGCGCGTCTAGCCAAAAAGTTCATGGAGCAGATGAGCCTTACCCCTGCCGAAATCATTAATAGGGTGTACCGACAGCCGTTCCCAAACCGGTTTCTGGCAGCTTTCACCCGTTTTATGAACGAGAATCGGCACGAGAAGGAGATTAGCGACCTCATCACCCGCAACTTCACCCTCTTCTTCGAGCGCAACATTATGCAGTACGACTACAGCACCTACCCCGTGAACATCATCGGTTCCGTAGGGTTTCACTTCTGTGAGATGCTGGAGGCGGCCGCAGCCCCACTTGGCGTTAAGCTCGGCAAGGTTGAACAGAGCCCAATAAAAGGGCTAATAGAGTATCACTCCCGCTAA
- a CDS encoding TrkH family potassium uptake protein, with the protein MRPFVIVRYISMGLLLNAVFMLIATTVSTLNHFDDGFFPLLLSFLVTTAMGAFPLFFVPSYRDISLKESYVIVAFSWILCCAIGMLPYLLWGGEFSITKAWFESVSGYTTTGATSLTNIDSLPLSLRFWRASTQWIGGGGVVLFALVVLPSLGKVHANLSKIEMSSLSKLNVSKGVYGSLRSILVVYITLTVLQSILLYLAGLKMVDAIAYSLSTISTGGFAMSNSNVAGLNNSVAEIIIFIFMVISGLNFSLIFASFMRREVSVFKSGVAKFYLLSILIGALMLSLGLQIFTNTGWANAFKHGFFQVASLASSTGFYNADTSLWPPFAIMLLILFMMQAGCAGSTSGGIKVDRVVLFGNTITTQIKRLQHPNAVIPVRIGKTIIADEVVSSSLLFIVFYVIIIFLSTVVLGMFGLDMISSFSASAACMGNVGPGFGIVGTMGNYGSLPDFSMWWLTLLMLLGRLEIYGLLMIAFIHSWK; encoded by the coding sequence ATGCGACCTTTTGTTATCGTTAGGTATATATCGATGGGGTTATTGCTTAACGCTGTATTCATGCTTATTGCAACTACCGTATCGACTTTAAACCATTTTGATGACGGTTTTTTTCCTTTGCTCCTGAGCTTTTTAGTTACTACGGCTATGGGGGCTTTCCCATTATTTTTTGTTCCGTCATATCGTGACATAAGTCTGAAGGAAAGCTACGTAATTGTTGCTTTTTCTTGGATTTTGTGCTGTGCTATAGGTATGCTTCCGTACTTGCTCTGGGGGGGCGAGTTTTCGATAACAAAAGCGTGGTTCGAAAGCGTTTCGGGGTATACTACTACTGGGGCTACTTCGTTAACCAATATTGATAGCCTTCCGCTGAGCCTTCGATTTTGGAGGGCTTCTACCCAGTGGATTGGTGGTGGTGGTGTTGTTCTTTTTGCGTTGGTAGTTCTTCCTTCGCTAGGGAAGGTACATGCAAACCTCTCTAAAATTGAGATGTCGTCACTATCGAAGTTGAATGTGTCTAAAGGGGTGTATGGCTCATTACGTTCAATACTGGTTGTGTATATTACCTTAACTGTTCTGCAATCTATACTTCTTTACCTTGCAGGGCTTAAGATGGTTGATGCCATTGCTTATTCTTTAAGCACCATTTCTACGGGTGGTTTTGCCATGAGCAACAGCAATGTTGCAGGTCTTAACAATTCTGTAGCCGAGATAATCATCTTTATCTTTATGGTAATCTCGGGTCTAAATTTTAGCCTCATATTTGCATCCTTTATGAGGAGAGAAGTGTCTGTATTCAAGTCTGGAGTGGCAAAGTTTTATTTATTATCAATCTTAATTGGGGCTCTAATGCTTTCTTTGGGGCTTCAGATCTTTACCAATACAGGGTGGGCTAACGCTTTTAAGCATGGCTTTTTTCAGGTAGCATCGTTGGCTTCATCTACTGGTTTTTATAACGCTGATACTTCGCTTTGGCCTCCGTTTGCTATAATGCTGCTTATTCTTTTTATGATGCAGGCTGGCTGTGCTGGTTCGACTTCAGGAGGTATTAAGGTGGATAGAGTTGTGCTTTTTGGGAACACAATTACCACCCAAATAAAGCGGCTCCAGCATCCCAATGCGGTAATTCCTGTCCGTATAGGAAAAACCATAATTGCAGATGAAGTGGTGAGCTCGTCGTTGTTGTTTATTGTTTTTTACGTTATCATCATATTCTTATCCACCGTAGTTCTTGGCATGTTTGGGCTTGATATGATAAGCTCGTTTTCGGCTTCGGCGGCGTGTATGGGCAATGTAGGACCTGGTTTTGGAATTGTTGGCACGATGGGTAACTATGGAAGCCTTCCCGATTTTTCGATGTGGTGGCTAACGCTTCTAATGCTGCTCGGAAGGCTCGAAATATACGGTCTGCTGATGATCGCGTTTATTCATTCGTGGAAGTAA
- the murQ gene encoding N-acetylmuramic acid 6-phosphate etherase, protein MAFKKITEQPSLYNDLEKKSVSELLFDINSEDQKVALAVRETIPQIEKLVEGIVERMKKGGRIFYLGAGTSGRLGVLDASEIPPTYGMPQGKVIGLIAGGDKALRNPIEAAEDNPEKSWEELTAYNVNELDVVIGIAASGTTPYVIGALEKARSLGILTASISCNPDAPVSKAAEIAIEPIVGPEFVTGSTRMKSGTAQKLVLNMITTSTMIKLGRVKGNRMVNMQLTNKKLVDRGTRMIVDETGLNYEAAKALLLEHGSVKKAIDAHRQSPKR, encoded by the coding sequence ATGGCTTTTAAAAAGATCACAGAGCAACCGTCACTATACAACGACCTAGAGAAGAAGAGCGTCTCGGAGCTGCTCTTCGACATCAACAGCGAGGACCAAAAGGTAGCCCTTGCCGTACGCGAAACCATTCCCCAGATTGAGAAGCTCGTGGAGGGCATCGTCGAGCGCATGAAAAAGGGAGGACGCATCTTCTACCTTGGTGCAGGGACTAGCGGCCGCTTAGGGGTGCTCGACGCATCGGAAATTCCGCCCACCTACGGGATGCCCCAGGGCAAGGTAATCGGGCTGATTGCCGGAGGCGACAAGGCTCTTCGCAACCCCATTGAAGCGGCCGAGGATAACCCCGAAAAATCGTGGGAGGAGCTTACAGCCTACAACGTAAACGAGCTCGATGTGGTTATCGGCATAGCCGCATCGGGAACCACCCCCTACGTAATTGGAGCTCTGGAGAAGGCCCGATCGCTGGGCATCCTCACCGCATCGATATCCTGCAACCCCGATGCTCCCGTTAGCAAGGCCGCCGAAATAGCCATCGAGCCAATTGTTGGCCCCGAATTCGTAACCGGATCGACCCGAATGAAATCGGGGACAGCCCAGAAGCTGGTGCTCAACATGATTACCACCTCTACCATGATTAAGCTAGGTAGGGTAAAAGGCAACCGGATGGTAAACATGCAGCTCACCAATAAGAAGCTGGTAGACCGCGGCACTCGAATGATCGTGGATGAAACCGGGCTTAACTACGAGGCAGCCAAGGCGCTGCTTTTGGAGCATGGATCGGTAAAAAAGGCGATTGATGCCCACAGGCAATCCCCCAAACGCTAG
- a CDS encoding golvesin C-terminal-like domain-containing protein, whose protein sequence is MNKKSIALLAALLSVATANAQQTQLVKEPIKGDFPLGLSGKHIAMWHSHGFYYESKLDRWEWQRARCFSNVEDIGNMPYVVKYLDPMLKNAGAVVLIPRERDFQKQKFIVDNDLSTKGGIVQKKGSWETTKGGYKHKTILRPNENPFKGGTHLEIKSSAKETATLTYKAPVASSKKGDYAVYVSWGNTPNNVSDVTYKVYHTGGVSEFVVNQKMYGATWQYLGTFSFDSAHASVVVSNKSHEKGVVTSDAVRFGGGMGMVARRPSAFVTNNAKSSSNGETQGHKLSPEDYDWKTSGVPSYLEASRYYLQAAGIPDSVYSRTKYQNDYNDDYQSRPHWANFLKKNNVPIDLTLAFHTDAGTTPNDSIVGTLAIYSTKNGNFTDGRGRQLSGIMSNLIQTQICHDIQMLHNSKWTKRALRDASYSEASVADAPTLLLELLSHQNLADMTYGLDPRFRFTVARAIYKGIVRYLNGAETPIQPLAPNTLAIEKKGGKTIRLSWKNTEDPLEPTANAARYRIYMRTDDNGFSPKFKEVTGESAEIELPEWGRRYSFKVTGVNDGGESFPTEQLSACLFNNSKKPALIVNGFTRISAPKSFDLGEKAGFEWWEDEGVADGMEPAFLGYQQNFNRNEPWLDDDNTGWGSTGVEWWGNTVHGNTHDFTHVQGKAYQKWGVSYVSASRKAFEKYPKLDAYRFVDVLFGEQRTVKNFREERDTFAVFTPGMISALRNALDKDIPIVLSGAYIGTDMVEQKDSVAIKFAAEKLGFRWMTNHASTTGSVYSTDNAKPYIRGIWNFNCATLSPEVLNGSSVRIESPDAIEPTQKAIRIMRYHDTQTSAGTLLKSNGNKVVVLGFPLEAIPSTNQKNALMKQLFTFFGVEFKK, encoded by the coding sequence ATGAATAAAAAAAGCATAGCCTTGCTTGCTGCCCTGCTGTCCGTAGCAACCGCTAACGCTCAGCAAACCCAGCTTGTGAAGGAACCCATCAAGGGCGATTTCCCCCTAGGTCTTTCGGGAAAGCACATCGCCATGTGGCACAGCCACGGCTTCTACTACGAATCGAAGCTCGATCGGTGGGAGTGGCAGCGCGCCCGCTGCTTCAGCAACGTAGAGGACATCGGCAACATGCCCTACGTGGTAAAGTACCTCGACCCCATGCTTAAGAATGCAGGAGCCGTGGTGCTCATTCCCCGCGAGCGTGACTTCCAGAAGCAGAAGTTTATTGTTGACAACGACCTATCCACCAAAGGAGGGATCGTACAAAAAAAGGGAAGTTGGGAAACAACTAAGGGGGGATACAAGCACAAAACAATTCTACGCCCCAACGAAAACCCGTTTAAAGGAGGAACCCATCTAGAAATTAAATCATCGGCAAAGGAAACCGCAACCCTTACGTACAAGGCTCCAGTAGCATCGAGCAAAAAGGGTGACTACGCCGTTTACGTTTCGTGGGGAAACACCCCCAACAACGTAAGCGACGTTACCTATAAGGTTTACCACACGGGTGGAGTGTCGGAGTTCGTAGTCAACCAAAAGATGTACGGCGCCACCTGGCAGTACCTCGGCACCTTTAGCTTTGACAGCGCCCACGCTTCGGTGGTAGTATCGAACAAGAGCCACGAAAAGGGGGTGGTAACCTCCGACGCCGTACGCTTTGGCGGTGGAATGGGAATGGTTGCCCGACGCCCTTCCGCTTTTGTAACCAATAACGCCAAATCCAGCTCGAATGGGGAAACCCAAGGGCATAAGCTCAGCCCCGAAGACTACGATTGGAAAACTAGCGGCGTCCCCAGCTACCTAGAAGCCTCGCGCTACTACCTACAGGCCGCAGGCATCCCCGACAGCGTGTACAGCCGCACCAAGTACCAGAACGACTACAACGACGATTACCAGAGCCGCCCCCACTGGGCAAACTTCCTAAAAAAGAATAACGTTCCGATCGACCTTACGCTCGCATTCCATACCGATGCCGGCACCACACCCAACGACTCAATTGTGGGTACCCTAGCCATATACAGCACCAAGAATGGCAACTTTACCGATGGTAGAGGCCGCCAGCTAAGCGGGATTATGAGCAACCTCATACAAACGCAGATCTGCCACGATATTCAAATGCTGCACAACTCCAAATGGACTAAGCGAGCCCTTCGAGATGCATCCTATAGCGAGGCTTCGGTTGCTGATGCCCCCACCCTACTCTTAGAGCTGCTATCGCACCAAAACTTGGCCGATATGACCTACGGACTCGACCCCCGATTCCGCTTCACCGTTGCTAGAGCCATATACAAGGGCATTGTTCGCTACCTAAACGGAGCCGAAACGCCCATTCAGCCCCTTGCCCCCAACACCCTAGCCATAGAAAAGAAGGGAGGAAAGACGATCCGCCTATCGTGGAAGAATACCGAGGATCCGCTGGAGCCCACAGCAAATGCAGCAAGGTATCGCATCTACATGCGTACCGACGACAACGGATTCTCGCCAAAATTCAAAGAGGTAACCGGCGAATCAGCCGAGATAGAGCTTCCCGAATGGGGTAGGCGCTACTCCTTTAAGGTTACAGGCGTAAACGATGGCGGCGAGAGCTTCCCCACCGAGCAGCTGTCAGCTTGCCTCTTCAACAATAGCAAAAAGCCGGCCCTTATTGTCAATGGATTTACCCGCATATCTGCTCCAAAATCTTTCGATTTAGGAGAAAAAGCAGGCTTCGAATGGTGGGAGGACGAAGGTGTTGCCGATGGTATGGAGCCAGCATTCCTCGGATATCAGCAGAACTTTAACCGCAACGAACCTTGGCTCGATGACGACAATACCGGATGGGGCTCGACTGGCGTTGAATGGTGGGGAAACACCGTGCATGGGAACACCCATGATTTCACCCACGTTCAAGGTAAAGCTTACCAAAAATGGGGCGTATCGTACGTTTCGGCAAGTCGCAAAGCCTTCGAAAAGTATCCCAAACTAGACGCATACCGATTTGTTGATGTACTCTTTGGAGAACAGCGCACCGTTAAAAACTTTAGGGAAGAACGCGATACCTTTGCCGTATTTACTCCAGGCATGATATCGGCATTGAGGAATGCTCTTGACAAAGATATCCCGATAGTTCTCTCAGGAGCCTACATCGGAACCGATATGGTGGAGCAAAAGGATTCGGTAGCCATAAAGTTTGCAGCCGAAAAGTTAGGCTTCCGATGGATGACCAATCACGCCAGCACCACGGGTTCTGTCTATTCAACCGACAACGCAAAACCATACATCAGAGGTATATGGAACTTCAACTGCGCCACCTTAAGCCCCGAAGTTCTTAACGGCAGCAGCGTTCGTATAGAGTCTCCCGATGCAATTGAGCCCACACAGAAAGCGATCCGAATAATGCGCTACCACGACACACAAACCAGTGCAGGAACACTTCTGAAATCGAATGGCAATAAGGTTGTAGTACTAGGTTTCCCTCTCGAAGCAATACCATCTACAAACCAAAAAAACGCTCTAATGAAGCAGCTATTTACCTTCTTTGGAGTAGAGTTTAAGAAATAG
- a CDS encoding pyruvoyl-dependent arginine decarboxylase codes for MTNLSSTQELQGIVVGNRIPKDYFVTKGHGESDITVHAGSYHLALKQANIETFNIMTYSSIMPSIATEVPQPAKITHGSVVESIMAVATTGKGERASAGIIYGWLYDRNTNERHGGLVCEHNGNYEVEEIEKLLRLSLDELYYNGFSEDFRLEDISINIESFVPEKKYGTALVAICFTSYLYPVIKG; via the coding sequence ATGACAAACCTTAGCTCAACACAAGAACTACAAGGAATCGTAGTTGGAAACCGGATTCCAAAAGACTACTTCGTAACCAAGGGACACGGAGAAAGTGACATCACTGTTCACGCTGGATCTTATCACCTAGCATTAAAACAGGCAAATATCGAGACGTTTAATATTATGACTTACTCGTCGATTATGCCTAGTATAGCCACAGAGGTACCACAACCTGCCAAAATTACCCACGGCTCCGTTGTTGAATCCATTATGGCTGTTGCAACTACAGGTAAGGGAGAGCGCGCTTCTGCCGGTATCATCTACGGTTGGTTATACGACCGCAACACAAATGAACGCCATGGGGGTCTCGTGTGTGAACACAACGGCAACTATGAAGTTGAGGAAATAGAAAAGCTACTTAGACTAAGCCTTGACGAACTTTACTATAACGGATTCTCGGAAGATTTCCGTTTAGAAGACATCAGCATTAATATTGAAAGCTTTGTTCCAGAAAAGAAATACGGAACTGCACTCGTTGCAATTTGCTTTACGTCCTACCTCTACCCTGTAATCAAGGGTTAA